The nucleotide window GGCCCTTGTTAAGGATGTCCATCACGATGAAGGGGTGCATTTCCTTCAGGTTCAGGATATTAAGCTGGGGGTTCTCTAGGGCGAAGACTTGGAGGGGGTATCTATAAGGAGCCATGTTCTGATCGGGGAGGTCCTTCCACAACCACGCGTCTTGGCAGTTGCAGTTGGCTTGAGTGAGTATAGCATCTtcatatttcttcttcataaaCTCACCGTGCCTTTCATATTTGGTTGGGACAAAGTTAACATTCTTCACGTGAATGGCACCGGCAAATTCGAACCAGCCTCCATACTTGTGATGGATGGAGACGTCCTTGGAGCATCTGTCATCATCATTGCTTCTTAACTGGTCGCACTTCAAATGCTTTGTAATTCCGGCGATTTCTCCCAAGACGTGAGGATTCAACTTATCATAATTTTGCTCATCCGCTAGGTAGTTATAGAAGGTAACCACCGGCTTGGTCTTCTCCTCGTCTGGGAATAGCTCCTCCTTTAACTCTTCAAGAAGTTTCTCTAGGCCCTCCAAAATTTCGTGCATCTTCTGGCTGAAGTAGTTCTGTTTTGCCTGAACGTACTCCTCATGGGTTGATCCCTTTTGCACAAATTCATCCACGAAGAAGTCCTTGTTAATCGTTATGAGGAAGATGTAGGCGTTTCCATTCTTGGCATTGTAGTACCGTGCAAAGATTTCGTTGCTGTATCCGATGGCCTTCATGTAATCGTTGGCCGCCACAATGTTCACTTCGAACCCTGGGTATGACGCGATTTTGTTCTGAATGGCCTGGTGCCAGTTGAGGATTTCCTCCCTGGATCGCTTGGCAAGGTTGGCAGGGTTGGCGGAGTTGGCAGCGTCGGCAGAGTCGTCCACTTGGGGTGATTCCTTCATGGTGGGCTGGCTATCCCCCTCTGCCTCTTTGGGAATACCATTCCCATTGTAGGTCATTATCAAGCTGGCGGGGTGGGGCAACTCGTGGGGCAACACGTTCAGCAAATCCCAGAGGAACAACTCCACGGAGTACCTCCACGGGGTGAACTTATCCTTCGGGAAGTCTCTCCACAAGCCAACGGCATAGCCATTATCATACCCATCATGCTTCTTCATCACGAGCTCTCTAAATTGCTGAAGCATGTGTGCGGGCACTACGTCTAGGGATGCCCCCTTCTGCTTCACCTTATCGCTCTCCTCCGGCTTCATGGTGTATCCATTTACAACCAAAATTCCGAGGAAGTCAAACCAGCCTCCGTACACCTTATGCATGGAgaccttcttcttcttcttctcctcatccACGTAAATCGTTTGCGTAACTTGGGAGATCTCTCCGAGGAGCTCCATGTCTAGAAGTCTCTTCGTCTGGTCATAGGCAAAGGGGTCCTCCTTATACAAATACTGGTactcataatttttaaaaaaatattttttcttcaaactgCCAATCATAGAGTTCATAAGGAAAGAAAACTTCTTCTTAATAGCATTGTACTTGTTTCTGGAATAGACTAAATCTTGGAAGAAGAACTTATTTCCGGTGACCACCAGGACCATTGTGTCGTCTGGCAGCTTTATGTAGGCATGCTTGCTCGGATCTACTCTCTGGTTATATTCCTTTACACTGGTTGCGCTGAAGTAGAGTCCGTTTTTGAAGGCAAATTCGTTTTGCAGCTCCTTCTTGAAGTAATTCTCCTGAGTTATCTGTGGCGTCGTTTTGCTATACAGGTGGTAAAAATTGCTGAGGGATTTATTTGCGTTCATCTTCGCTTGCACGGGGTGCTTGTTCATGAGGGTGAGGATGGGCAGGTTCACCATCATGGGTGGGGTGTTCGCCTCAACAGTATCAACACTACTACCGCTGCTGGCGGGGGAACTCTCTCCGTTTGAGACGCCACTTCCGCTAGGGACGAATCTCACTTCTATGCCGTCAACTGTGGGGGAAGCAGCGGAGGCTCTGTCCACTGGTTTGACCTCCTCCGAGTTGATCGCTCCGTCCTTCTTGTCGTCGGCGGGAGGGGTGATCGCCTTTCTGGCATCCTCCGATCCGTCCTGCACGACGTCCTTTGGCTTcttctcatcatttttgtccTTCGGTCCGTCGTCGTTTCCTCCATTCGCGGAGCCACTCACAGGCCCCTTACCGCTCCCGAAGAAGCCGCTCACAAACCTGCTGTCATCATTCGCAACACTGTTTAGCTTCGACTGTGCGGTCTCaaaatgtacgtatgcaaaaataaagagatagtaaaaaaggggtagaGAAATGCGGTGCAAAATCATCTTATCGTGTTTGCTGGCATTAAAGAAATGTGTGTGTAAGTTTtgtttgggggggggaaaagggggggaggtctACACTATCTGCTGATGTTCGTCATGAAGGGGTGACGCGGCGGCAGCTGTACGATTCATACGCTCGGTGCGATATGCACGGAGGTATATACGGGAGGGGGGGTGCGCATGCGGCCGTGCGGGCGAAAATCAGACGCAGCGGGCAAGTATACAGGGGCGTATGAATGTATCTGCGTGGAGCGAATGGCtcgtaaaaaattaaagcaggggggggagcggaaCGGTTGGCAAAGCTATCCGAACTTGCCGCGTAACGCAAACAGTAATTGCCGCGTAACGCCGTGGAAAGCGCCGTTTTGCCGCTACGCTGGGGTGGAGATATCACCTACGCCCATAAAGCTGAACATACATATACCTGCAAGTACAGGCATATACGTAACACGTAGGCGTAAAAACTTGCCTCGGTAAAAGGGAggctaattaaaaaaacttaaaaaaaaaagaaatgcagaaggggaaggagatATCTTTCGGGTTAATTACATGCGAGCGGGTACGCATATGTACCTATgaacgtacgtacgtatgaaCGTAAGGACGTAAGCAAAGGGGCGCGCGAGCAGGCATGGCACGCTAGCATGTCATGTTAGCATGAACGTATGTAAGTACATATGTTTtggcatacatacatacataaatacatatgcgtatgttAACatgcgcttcttcctttcttcctttcgtggctgcttaaaaaggaaaaaaaaaacgaaataaatcGCGagaaggggtaaaaaaatggtaataaaaaaaaactgtcgagatggtgaagaaaaaggaatactaataaaaaaatggtaaaaaaaaaggtaaaaaaaaaggtaaaaaattggcaaaaaaattggcaaaaaaattggcaaaaaaaatggcaaaaaaaatggcaaaaaaaatggcaaaaaaaatggtaaaaaattgctaaaaaatggtaaaaaagatttgtaaattaaaatatggcAATATTAAATGGCAATACGAATTGAATGGCAAAAACATGGCAGTCAAAAGGGCTGTcaaacgttttaaaaatgccaaaaTTGCCAAGTGCCAATCGGCAATGAAGGGGGcgatacaaaaaaaggtcGATGTggtgagggggaagaagggcaGAGGACGaagacctttttttttttttttcttcgagCTAGATATTCGCATGACGCGTTTGGGGGGTAAGCGGCATACGCGCGGTGCGATTCGAAAAGAACGCCGCTGCCGATGGTCGCGCCAAGGGGAAGTGTTCATGCCGtacatgtatgcatacatatgtatatataataaataatatataatataaaaaatattttacatgtatTTTGCGCAGTGCTGCTATGCTACtatactatattatatatatgccgCTTCCCTTGCGGTAGGACGAGCGCCGCGCGCATGTACGCTCGGTGCCGTGCCTTTTCACGGCGAGGGCGGATACATGTGGGGGCAAACCGCTtcatcatcttcttcttcatttttttttttttttttttttttcttcatcactCCGCCACTTTGCGCCGCTTCGATCGATCgtgcgaggaaaaaaaggcaccccAGGAACGCGCGGCAGGCGCGACGCGGGACGCGGCAAACgagttctcttttttttcctgcggACTGCATACCCGTAGAGATTATtttacatgcatacgtaaaTTATGGGTAAGCAATATACATGCCTGCGcacgtgcatacgtacgtacatgtatgCTCAGCACGCAGAGGTGATAGTGTTTTTTGCCCGCGTCCGCTGCGCACGGG belongs to Plasmodium vivax chromosome 6, whole genome shotgun sequence and includes:
- a CDS encoding hypothetical protein, conserved (encoded by transcript PVX_111470A): MILHRISLPLFYYLFIFAYVHFETAQSKLNSVANDDSRFVSGFFGSGKGPVSGSANGGNDDGPKDKNDEKKPKDVVQDGSEDARKAITPPADDKKDGAINSEEVKPVDRASAASPTVDGIEVRFVPSGSGVSNGESSPASSGSSVDTVEANTPPMMVNLPILTLMNKHPVQAKMNANKSLSNFYHLYSKTTPQITQENYFKKELQNEFAFKNGLYFSATSVKEYNQRVDPSKHAYIKLPDDTMVLVVTGNKFFFQDLVYSRNKYNAIKKKFSFLMNSMIGSLKKKYFFKNYEYQYLYKEDPFAYDQTKRLLDMELLGEISQVTQTIYVDEEKKKKKVSMHKVYGGWFDFLGILVVNGYTMKPEESDKVKQKGASLDVVPAHMLQQFRELVMKKHDGYDNGYAVGLWRDFPKDKFTPWRYSVELFLWDLLNVLPHELPHPASLIMTYNGNGIPKEAEGDSQPTMKESPQVDDSADAANSANPANLAKRSREEILNWHQAIQNKIASYPGFEVNIVAANDYMKAIGYSNEIFARYYNAKNGNAYIFLITINKDFFVDEFVQKGSTHEEYVQAKQNYFSQKMHEILEGLEKLLEELKEELFPDEEKTKPVVTFYNYLADEQNYDKLNPHVLGEIAGITKHLKCDQLRSNDDDRCSKDVSIHHKYGGWFEFAGAIHVKNVNFVPTKYERHGEFMKKKYEDAILTQANCNCQDAWLWKDLPDQNMAPYRYPLQVFALENPQLNILNLKEMHPFIVMDILNKGLQALKVQSQQQTVVAEEDAAQREVSTKHDSVRGSDRDSGSDRGSDSLAASQTKFNYIARECMKKDEVEAPQMGASEDSTTPSSDDEVREVDQNEYIAENVEADGSSDAEETEYTEDKYGEEEEIDRGEYVDVNEGLSARPAAQPLPQAEHQSVRSQDQEPLNSNTSVSSAPNNGGENTTRESILFRDITKNCGDNETLGGSKRDGSDVLKAGHFGISGGLRAVTDLVSKHLGSGKRGSVSGNGNGDDDDDDDDDNDDDDSDSGDEDIYNDVSSEGGNDDDDDEDNDEGNLYATSEYLQKHAFGAQVSPDFKSKLYIFMIVCLVFICIALIVSIAMRLYETLVKRKIVDLNRTVLSFKDREDIPVVQGIPAPWLNA